One part of the Chryseobacterium sp. 7 genome encodes these proteins:
- a CDS encoding peroxiredoxin family protein: MKKVILLALGFLFTNSNAQNIRMVFPQFAGKSYDFIIFQGDKQKTVVQGTIPQDGKFSLTIPKEYAPYTGMSRWLITNSQEGGGIDMVIPGKDFSVSCPEKEPNDTNITYKGNDQINELNKLYKEQQLILMRHESMLQATKAFSKEDKSYNLFEERYKEQKNFYKNFQDRLSKNSDYAQKFLQIVNLTQGLGPQLEDTEEKNARNIAQYLTQKMDWNALYTSGHWSNIISSWVSIYTQVLNSPFRFVEDFVKISTQISDKNMYADFAGRTAYFLNEQGKDAYISAIAPLVISSGKVINYEGSLALYQKGTVGQTAPDLIVKDSTNTSTVINLKDYASQINYDKTLLLFYASGCGSCENLLQQMPMYYSQIEAKGIHIIAISADKEEKIFKAKAKDFKWKDVYCDYKGIQGENFKNYAVTGTPTLILVDNKGKIELRTAEIKEILAFK; encoded by the coding sequence ATGAAAAAAGTAATACTACTTGCATTGGGCTTTTTGTTTACCAATTCCAATGCACAAAATATTCGGATGGTATTTCCACAGTTCGCAGGAAAATCCTATGATTTTATTATATTCCAGGGAGATAAACAAAAAACAGTAGTCCAAGGAACGATACCTCAAGATGGAAAGTTTTCTCTTACAATTCCGAAGGAATATGCTCCATATACAGGTATGAGCCGGTGGCTTATCACTAATTCTCAGGAAGGAGGCGGGATAGATATGGTTATTCCGGGGAAAGATTTTTCGGTAAGTTGCCCGGAAAAGGAGCCTAATGATACCAATATCACCTATAAAGGGAATGATCAAATAAATGAGCTTAATAAACTCTACAAAGAGCAGCAATTAATTCTTATGCGTCACGAATCTATGCTGCAGGCTACAAAAGCTTTTTCAAAAGAAGATAAAAGTTATAACCTTTTTGAAGAGAGATATAAAGAGCAAAAGAACTTTTATAAAAATTTTCAGGATAGACTCAGTAAGAATTCAGATTATGCTCAGAAGTTTCTGCAGATAGTTAATCTTACGCAAGGACTAGGTCCCCAACTTGAAGATACAGAAGAAAAGAATGCCAGAAATATCGCTCAATATCTGACCCAGAAGATGGATTGGAATGCTCTTTATACCTCTGGACATTGGAGTAATATTATTTCTTCATGGGTAAGTATTTATACCCAGGTATTAAATAGCCCTTTCCGGTTTGTCGAAGATTTTGTTAAAATTAGCACGCAGATTTCCGATAAAAATATGTATGCTGATTTTGCAGGAAGGACTGCTTATTTTTTAAATGAACAAGGAAAAGACGCCTATATTAGTGCTATTGCTCCTTTAGTAATTAGCTCTGGAAAAGTTATAAACTATGAAGGTTCATTGGCTCTTTATCAAAAGGGAACTGTGGGGCAAACGGCTCCTGACTTGATAGTTAAAGATTCAACCAATACCAGTACAGTAATTAACTTAAAGGATTATGCTTCTCAGATAAATTATGATAAAACATTACTTCTTTTTTATGCATCTGGTTGTGGTTCTTGTGAAAACCTTTTACAACAAATGCCTATGTATTATAGCCAGATAGAAGCAAAAGGTATTCATATTATCGCTATTTCAGCTGATAAAGAGGAGAAAATCTTTAAAGCAAAAGCAAAAGATTTTAAATGGAAGGATGTTTACTGTGATTATAAGGGGATACAAGGAGAAAATTTTAAAAATTATGCTGTTACAGGAACTCCAACTCTTATCTTGGTAGATAATAAAGGTAAAATAGAATTAAGAACTGCGGAAATTAAAGAAATATTAGCTTTTAAATAG